In Paraburkholderia caribensis, a single window of DNA contains:
- a CDS encoding mannose-1-phosphate guanylyltransferase/mannose-6-phosphate isomerase produces the protein MTATASDVDNRQANQTRLNVKLKVHPVILAGGSGTRLWPMSREQHPKQLIGLLGADSLLQSTTQRLDGLDAGYPVAEQLVVVCNEEHRFTTAEQLRVSGKQSRLILEPCARDTAPALTIAALSVLAQDQDGIMVVMPADHAVTDTEGFHAAVAAGVQHASNGQIVTMGIVPSRAETGYGYIRIGASLPAVETASERVIDAHQLDRFVEKPHVELAQRYVDSKEYWWNSGIFILRASTWIKAVRHFQPAIYEACEAAHAQGTTDGDFFRVQRDAFGACPSNSIDYAVMERLGGDTSVCTGVVVPLDAGWSDVGSWDAIWDILPKDGDDNVGRGNVMFEGAGSTFAHSEGRLIACVGTQDLVVVETDDAILVADKRRVQDVKKVVARIREAHGAQAVNHRKVHRPWGHYDSVDTGERFQVKRIVVKPGAQLSLQMHHHRAEHWIVVRGTALVTRGEERFIVSENESAYIPLGVTHRLENPGKMPLEIIEVQSGSYLGEDDIVRFDDTYGRR, from the coding sequence ATGACTGCTACGGCGTCAGACGTCGACAATCGACAGGCGAATCAAACCCGGCTCAACGTCAAGCTCAAGGTTCATCCCGTGATACTGGCCGGCGGTTCGGGAACACGGCTGTGGCCAATGTCGCGCGAACAGCATCCGAAACAGCTGATCGGTCTGCTGGGCGCAGACTCGCTGCTGCAATCGACGACGCAACGGCTCGACGGACTCGATGCCGGTTATCCCGTTGCCGAGCAACTGGTTGTTGTCTGCAACGAAGAACATCGCTTCACGACGGCCGAGCAATTGCGCGTGAGCGGCAAACAGAGCCGCCTGATTCTCGAGCCCTGCGCGCGCGACACGGCACCGGCATTGACCATCGCGGCGCTTTCGGTGCTCGCGCAGGATCAGGACGGCATCATGGTCGTGATGCCCGCCGACCACGCCGTGACGGACACGGAAGGTTTTCACGCCGCCGTCGCGGCGGGCGTGCAGCACGCGTCGAACGGCCAGATCGTGACGATGGGCATCGTGCCGTCGCGCGCCGAAACGGGCTACGGCTACATTCGTATCGGTGCTTCACTGCCCGCCGTCGAAACGGCGAGCGAGCGCGTGATCGACGCCCATCAGCTCGACCGCTTCGTCGAAAAGCCGCATGTCGAACTCGCGCAGCGCTATGTCGACTCGAAAGAGTATTGGTGGAACAGCGGCATCTTCATTCTGCGCGCGTCGACGTGGATCAAGGCCGTGCGCCACTTCCAGCCTGCCATTTACGAAGCCTGCGAAGCTGCGCATGCGCAAGGCACCACCGACGGCGATTTCTTCCGCGTGCAGCGCGACGCATTCGGCGCGTGCCCGTCCAATTCGATCGACTACGCCGTGATGGAACGTCTCGGCGGCGACACGTCGGTGTGCACGGGCGTCGTCGTGCCGCTCGACGCCGGCTGGTCCGATGTCGGCTCGTGGGACGCGATCTGGGACATCCTGCCGAAAGACGGCGACGACAACGTCGGCCGCGGCAACGTGATGTTCGAAGGCGCCGGATCGACCTTCGCGCATTCCGAAGGCCGCCTGATCGCCTGCGTCGGAACGCAGGATCTCGTCGTCGTCGAAACCGACGACGCGATTCTCGTCGCCGACAAGCGCCGCGTGCAGGACGTGAAGAAGGTGGTGGCCCGCATCCGCGAAGCCCATGGCGCGCAAGCCGTGAACCATCGCAAAGTGCATCGGCCGTGGGGCCACTACGATTCCGTCGACACGGGCGAGCGCTTCCAGGTCAAGCGCATCGTCGTGAAGCCGGGCGCGCAACTGTCGCTGCAGATGCATCATCATCGCGCCGAACACTGGATCGTCGTGCGCGGCACGGCGCTCGTCACGCGCGGCGAAGAGCGCTTCATCGTGTCGGAGAACGAATCGGCGTACATCCCGCTCGGCGTCACGCATCGTCTCGAGAATCCGGGCAAGATGCCGCTCGAGATCATTGAGGTGCAATCGGGATCGTATCTCGGCGAAGACGACATCGTGCGCTTCGACGACACATACGGCCGCCGATAA